The bacterium genomic interval GCCACTGACCGGGACTGGGGATGTGGATAATGATGCTGCGAACAAGGTGCTGGCGAAGATGGCGGTTTCCCATGCGGCGGCGGGGGCGGATATGGTTGCGCCCAGTGCGATGATGGATGGTCAGGTAGCCAGTATCCGAAAGGCGCTTGATGCCGAAGGATTTCAGCAGACCTTGCTGATGAGTTATTCTACCAAGTTTGCCTCCAGCATGTATGGCCCCTTCCGACAGGCCGAGGAGTCGGCTCCGCAAAAAGGGGATCGGCGAAGTTACCAGGCCTCGTATGGCGACTTGCGGCAGGCCCTGCGGGAGTCGCAGATGGATGAGGCGGAGGGCGCCGATATTTTGATGCTGAAGCCCTCCCTTTTTTACCTGGATATTCTGGCCCGTCTGCGTGATCAGACGGATCTGCCCATTGCCGCTTATAATGTGAGTGGTGAGTATTCCATGCTGATCGCGGCGGCGGAACGCGGTTGGGGCGATTTGGGCGGTATGGTGCGCGAATCCACAATGGCGTTGTCCCGTGCCGGTGCGGATCTGATTATTTCTTACTGGGCTAACCGGTATGATGAAATTTTCCTGAAAGGATGACCAGCAATGACTTCCCGTGAATGGTTTGATCGAGCGACGCGTGTAATACCGGGCGGGGTGAATAGTCCTGTCCGTGCTTTTAATTCGGTGGGAGGCGATCCGCTTTACGTGGTAAGCGGTAAAGGGGCGCGCATTAAGACGGCCGACGGGGTTGAGCTGGTGGACTTTTGTGGATCCTGGGGCCCGCTGATTATGGGGCATGCCCATCCTGAAGTGATCGAGGCGATTGGTCGGGCGGCGGCCGAAGGCACCAGTTTTGGAATCAATACGCCCCGAGAAGTGGAGTTTGCTGAACGCCTCTGTGAACTTGTGCCGTCCATGAAAATGGTAAGGGCCATGAGTTCAGGGACGGAAGCCACCATGACTGCGATCCGGCTGGCGCGCGGGTTTACGGGGCGTCGGAAGATTTTGAAGTTTGATGGCGGGTATCATGGACACGCTGATTATCTCTTGGTTTCGGCGGGGAGCGGCCTTCTGACCGGTGGCATTACTTCCTCTGCGGGAGTATCGCCGACAGCGGCGGCCGAGGTGTTGGTGCCACCCTATAATGATCTCGATGCCGTGGATGAAATTGTAAGAACACAAGGCGATGAGATTGCGGCGATTATCGTTGAGCCTGTC includes:
- the hemB gene encoding porphobilinogen synthase, producing the protein MSTFPEVRLRRLRRTPALRRLFDMPMPGPEKFMWPVFIKDGSGISEPIEAMPGQRRMSVDVLLKELARVVDMGVESILVFGLVEGGQKDESGTAAYDDCGPVQQAIRGIRKEFPDLVIASDVCVCAYTAHGHCGPLTGTGDVDNDAANKVLAKMAVSHAAAGADMVAPSAMMDGQVASIRKALDAEGFQQTLLMSYSTKFASSMYGPFRQAEESAPQKGDRRSYQASYGDLRQALRESQMDEAEGADILMLKPSLFYLDILARLRDQTDLPIAAYNVSGEYSMLIAAAERGWGDLGGMVRESTMALSRAGADLIISYWANRYDEIFLKG